From the genome of Anopheles funestus chromosome 2RL, idAnoFuneDA-416_04, whole genome shotgun sequence:
ATACAGCGTGGCTACAACACCAAAGATCCAAAACAGATAGAAAACCGATGGAAGAATCTGAAGAAACGATACGTGGACCTGCAAAAGAATTCTGATCTGGGcgaaattaatcaatttcaatACTATGATGAGATCGATGTCTTGATGAAAGGAAAACCACCAGCCACAGAGTCAAAACTATACGAATTAACCATCGCAAGAGGTATGGTGACCAGTTCGgtcactttttttaattatcttgAGCATCGCAGAACAGTATAATCACTATAATCCTTCGTTTCCAGTtgaatcgaaacaaaacttAGCCACAGAGGATGTGCTTACCAAGACGACTTCGTCCCCGATTCCGGAGGATTCCGGGGATGATAGCGTAAGAAGTGAGGAGAACGATCGAAAGACTGCGTTAGATTCGAAACCACAATCTGCTAAATGTATCCCAAGACGTTCCCAGCGCAGTAGAAAGCGTCCAACGTATCTAAGCGACCTAAGCGAGACACCAAAGACAATTGTACCACCATGCAGAATAACTACAGAAGAAGAAGCGTATcgaaatcagaaaaaattaatcgATTATCAGTTCGGACTATACAGCAAAGCGCAGGAGGAGTCGGATCAAAAGTTTCTAAACATGAGTCGACAGATGCTAGACGAATGCAATGAAAGGTTTCAATCGTTCTTAGACAAGCTTGTATCAGGCGGAGCAAGTACGTCGGGATCGTAATACTCGAAAATATGAAATGGTCTGCACAGCTAAAGTTTAAGTAACAAGAAGCTAGGCCAGTCAGAAAGTAAAGCAAAGGCAAGAACAATACGCCTCCTA
Proteins encoded in this window:
- the LOC125765465 gene encoding uncharacterized protein LOC125765465, with product MTKRNMWAYDETLEMLNIMLEQESLKAMNGRPFRKDKAFRLVCEEMIQRGYNTKDPKQIENRWKNLKKRYVDLQKNSDLGEINQFQYYDEIDVLMKGKPPATESKLYELTIARVESKQNLATEDVLTKTTSSPIPEDSGDDSVRSEENDRKTALDSKPQSAKCIPRRSQRSRKRPTYLSDLSETPKTIVPPCRITTEEEAYRNQKKLIDYQFGLYSKAQEESDQKFLNMSRQMLDECNERFQSFLDKLVSGGASTSGS